From the Helicoverpa armigera isolate CAAS_96S chromosome 16, ASM3070526v1, whole genome shotgun sequence genome, one window contains:
- the LOC110384526 gene encoding uncharacterized protein LOC110384526 has protein sequence MWRAILLVWLASPTLGQQIFPNRVSSVSTICDKASMTVHLEMAQPFKGLVFSKDFSRECRVQGNHQNKITLNLPSNACGVRTSTMNTTVEEPDDEEDLYYNVELVVQMDRQLQQSSDQELLVRCKLQPRAVRINSSALETVINNKLREMTTREAKKTRTGRNRQGFANAAEIEQREWLMAAARAWMELAPAVSAAEPATVEVGQPTRLLIQCTLPVGVGLRVTNCVAHDGLGEASQKLLDEAGCPIDETIFNKPSIHHHKHKSAEIDFSDLEPVNLQKNIDQKTNIKLEKADPDNMFKNIMTYQHAITTFAAFKFPDRAKLHLTCGIELCKGQCPLVDCKALQKPQQTRDGLLRKARLDKDAKGIVIDRLEVYNSIEVHAPNIELEDEASIRGSRRIESEEDEFVRGFSPGDKTICLSPGKMALAFCVLGLIFLCAIAVAFISLVRARRRLGREPLHTSLSFYTGSKSMFSSSESSSSGLSGSKLLLTDSPYLDHHSSSSNNWPYSRAF, from the exons ATGTGGCGTGCGATACTGCTGGTATGGCTGGCGTCACCCACCCTAGGGCAACAGATCTTCCCAAATAGGGTGTCCAGCGTATCGACAATCTGCGACAAGGCATCGATGACTGTACACTTAGAGATGGCACAGCCATTTAAAGGCCTTGTCTTCAGTAAAGACTTTTCGAGGGAGTGTCGTGTTCAAG GGAACCATCAGAACAAGATTACTCTAAATCTACCATCGAACGCATGCGGCGTGAGAACTTCGACCATGAATACTACAGTTGAGGAGCCCGATGATGAAGAGGATTTGTACTACAACGTCGAGCTGGTCGTGCAAATGGACAGACAACTGCAGCAGTCTTCAGATCAGGAACTGCTTGTCAG ATGTAAACTGCAACCTCGAGCGGTACGCATCAACAGCTCAGCCTTAGAGACGgttataaacaataaattacgcGAAATGACTACCAGGGAGGCGAAGAAAACGAG AACTGGCCGCAACCGTCAGGGATTCGCGAATGCGGCAGAAATAGAACAACGAGAGTGGCTGATGGCGGCCGCACGAGCCTGGATGGAGCTCGCACCTGCCGTGTCTGCTGCAGAACCTGCTACCGTTGAAGTCGGACAACCTACAAGATTGCTTATACAGTGCACATTGCCTG TGGGCGTAGGACTCCGTGTGACAAATTGCGTCGCCCACGACGGCTTAGGAGAAGCATCCCAAAAATTATTGGACGAGGCTGGCTGTCCTATCGATGAGACGATTTTCAACAAACCATCAATCCACCATCACAAACACAAAAGCGCCGAAATCGACTTCTCAGACTTGGAACCTGTTAACCTACAGAAAAATATTGATCAGAAAACCAACATCAAACTAGAAAAAGCAGACCCTGAcaacatgtttaaaaatattatgacataTCAACATGCTATTACTACATTTGCTGCTTTCAAATTCCCTGATAGAGCTAAGCTACATCTGACATGTGGTATCGAGCTGTGTAAGGGACAGTGCCCACTGGTGGATTGCAAAGCCTTGCAAAAACCACAGCAAACCAGAGATGGATTGCTTAGAAAGGCTCGACTAGATAAAGATGCTAAAGGCATAGTAATCGACCGATTGGAGGTATACAACAGTATAGAAGTACATGCACCTAACATTGAATTAGAAGATGAAGCATCCATAAGAG GATCAAGAAGAATTGAATCAGAAGAAGATGAATTTGTCAGAGGCTTTTCACCTGGAGACAAGACTATCTGCTTATCACCAGGAAAAATGGCACTCGCTTTTTGCGTTCTAGGGCTGATATTCCTGTGTGCAATCGCCGTGGCTTTCATTTCATTAGTGAGAGCTAGACGCCGCCTGGGCAGAGAGCCTTTGCATACGTCTCTGTCCTTCTACACAGGAAGCAAGAGCATGTTTTCTTCAAGCGAGAGTTCGAGCTCTGGCCTTAGCGGGAGTAAACTTCTTTTAACTGACAGTCCATATCTAGACCACCACTCATCGTCCAGCAACAACTGGCCATATTCTAGAGCTTTTTGA